A region of Domibacillus sp. DTU_2020_1001157_1_SI_ALB_TIR_016 DNA encodes the following proteins:
- a CDS encoding DUF421 domain-containing protein — protein MEILKYIALPIYLILLGYILTRLSGKKAVSQMHSYDLVFVTVLGSAISEPIAQDSAWKATWYSLAVVLFYLLLSRLILINKFKSTLTATPTVLIRGGDIDKDGLKSVKMTIEELLGELRIKGFVNPADIDIALMEETGKVSVIPKVNNRNKQSSDPEFTPKPAFVSIPVIIDGEILHHNLKFVNRDENWLFDQLQHWGIRKQDIKHVTLAVFTQDGSLQVDNDDTHDHEKGINNYKPGNEN, from the coding sequence GTGGAGATATTAAAATATATAGCACTGCCCATTTACCTTATATTATTAGGTTATATTCTCACAAGACTTTCCGGCAAAAAAGCGGTTTCACAAATGCATAGTTACGATCTTGTTTTTGTGACGGTTCTCGGTTCAGCTATATCAGAACCAATTGCCCAAGACAGCGCCTGGAAAGCTACCTGGTACTCACTTGCGGTTGTTTTGTTTTATCTTTTACTGTCCAGGCTCATTCTTATTAACAAGTTTAAATCTACGCTGACCGCTACACCTACTGTATTAATACGCGGGGGAGATATCGATAAAGACGGGCTAAAAAGCGTAAAAATGACCATTGAGGAATTGCTTGGAGAGCTTCGGATTAAGGGATTTGTAAACCCCGCAGACATTGATATTGCTCTAATGGAAGAAACGGGAAAGGTGAGCGTTATTCCTAAAGTAAATAATCGCAATAAACAATCAAGTGATCCAGAGTTCACTCCAAAACCTGCTTTCGTTTCGATTCCAGTCATTATAGATGGTGAAATCCTCCATCATAATTTAAAGTTTGTGAATAGGGATGAGAATTGGCTTTTTGATCAACTTCAGCACTGGGGGATTCGCAAACAGGATATAAAGCATGTCACGCTGGCTGTTTTTACGCAGGACGGGAGTTTGCAGGTGGATAACGATGATACTCACGATCATGAAAAAGGGATTAACAATTACAAGCCCGGAAATGAAAATTAA
- a CDS encoding FAD-dependent oxidoreductase, with translation MDGQNNITGVEMEGGRIFYGKKVVVATTLNSAKQLLKPLFKDHPWFQPMFELPMMSAATLQMELIKPALPKDITTFGPRTSLISFAEQSRSTFRHVPGRLSIIMSNPERFLEMTPEETLQVVIKDAKLLGMDFEEDIIDYRQINHYDDFHSLEPGYHWMRPEQVTPVDGLLLAGDYTMQPYFATMEGAVVSGQKAARAILSSEKR, from the coding sequence ATGGACGGGCAAAATAACATAACAGGTGTTGAGATGGAAGGTGGGAGAATCTTTTATGGCAAAAAAGTAGTCGTAGCCACAACCCTTAATTCTGCCAAACAGCTGCTGAAGCCTTTGTTTAAAGATCACCCATGGTTTCAGCCAATGTTCGAGCTGCCGATGATGTCCGCAGCAACACTGCAAATGGAATTAATAAAGCCTGCTCTCCCAAAAGATATTACAACGTTTGGTCCGCGGACTTCTCTCATCAGCTTCGCCGAACAATCCCGCTCTACATTTCGTCATGTACCGGGAAGGTTATCGATTATTATGTCAAACCCTGAACGTTTTTTAGAAATGACTCCAGAAGAAACATTACAGGTGGTTATAAAAGATGCGAAATTGTTAGGCATGGACTTTGAAGAGGATATTATCGACTATCGCCAGATTAATCATTATGATGACTTTCATTCTCTTGAGCCGGGCTATCACTGGATGCGGCCTGAACAGGTTACACCGGTTGATGGATTATTGCTTGCCGGAGATTACACCATGCAGCCGTATTTTGCCACAATGGAAGGAGCCGTCGTGTCAGGACAAAAAGCAGCACGGGCCATTTTGTCATCTGAAAAACGCTGA
- a CDS encoding FAD-dependent oxidoreductase, whose product MEQYDAVIIGAGLAGLTCGLELAEKGQKVLLLEAEPVVGGRTSSYIDNGMKVESGFHRYIGFYSEMPKMLRKAGIQLNEIFTWEEKVEIRVRKKEKLITLGAAPLFGPKKTIMGILGNNELLPLRDKLSLVSFFLSGLKDLITNPKKLDACNIRDYARKHKVSEDAFHNVIIPFSTGLYFLPPERYSAYVFFGLLAPAIKRFYKMRIGAFLGGMTDVMCQPMAEAIEKKAVLSKQIIKSVSCTWTGKIT is encoded by the coding sequence TTGGAACAATACGATGCAGTAATTATTGGAGCGGGACTGGCAGGGCTGACGTGCGGTTTAGAATTAGCGGAAAAAGGACAAAAGGTGCTTTTATTAGAAGCGGAACCTGTTGTAGGTGGGCGGACTTCTTCTTATATAGATAATGGGATGAAAGTGGAATCTGGGTTTCACCGCTATATCGGCTTTTATTCTGAAATGCCTAAAATGTTACGAAAAGCGGGCATTCAATTAAATGAGATTTTCACGTGGGAAGAAAAAGTAGAAATACGGGTGAGAAAAAAAGAAAAGCTGATTACCTTAGGCGCTGCACCACTGTTTGGTCCTAAAAAAACAATCATGGGCATTCTAGGAAATAATGAATTGCTTCCGCTGAGAGACAAGCTCTCCCTGGTTTCCTTTTTTCTGAGCGGATTAAAAGACCTTATTACAAATCCTAAGAAGCTGGATGCCTGTAATATCCGGGACTATGCAAGAAAGCACAAGGTCAGTGAAGATGCCTTTCACAACGTTATTATACCCTTTAGTACGGGCCTTTATTTCTTACCGCCTGAGCGGTATTCCGCTTATGTCTTTTTTGGACTGCTTGCTCCAGCCATTAAACGCTTTTATAAAATGCGCATAGGCGCTTTTTTAGGCGGTATGACAGACGTAATGTGCCAGCCGATGGCGGAAGCAATTGAAAAAAAGGCGGTATTGTCAAAACAGATAATAAAGTCTGTAAGCTGCACATGGACGGGCAAAATAACATAA
- a CDS encoding YozQ family protein, whose amino-acid sequence MTKEKQQVTPVRNFNMNDYHKNDETAKGLATTHEQVSDLYKEGEVAPSKYEETLPRNSSNKTE is encoded by the coding sequence ATGACAAAAGAAAAGCAGCAAGTAACGCCTGTTCGTAATTTTAATATGAATGATTATCATAAAAATGACGAAACAGCAAAAGGGCTGGCTACGACCCATGAACAAGTGAGTGACCTGTACAAAGAGGGAGAAGTAGCGCCGTCAAAATATGAAGAAACACTGCCGAGAAATTCTTCAAACAAAACAGAATAA
- a CDS encoding methyl-accepting chemotaxis protein, whose translation MAEEFRKLANDSKDSSSQIAHMIRSIQQDIEKAKHSIHTSTEKVLTGLTYTDSVNTSFGHIEASISNVSDKAAEVDASS comes from the coding sequence GTGGCAGAAGAATTCCGAAAGCTGGCTAACGACTCCAAAGACTCTTCTTCACAAATTGCGCACATGATCAGAAGTATCCAGCAGGATATTGAAAAAGCAAAACATTCAATTCACACAAGTACAGAAAAAGTCTTAACCGGGTTGACGTATACCGACAGTGTCAACACATCATTCGGTCACATTGAAGCCTCGATTTCCAATGTTTCCGATAAAGCAGCCGAAGTCGATGCTTCGAGCTGA
- a CDS encoding NAD-dependent malic enzyme translates to MAYNKLIRTLMIEIPSVPGSLGKVATAIGLNGGDIGEVETIKVGPAYTHRDITVQIEQEEQLKEIIESINELEGFRVQAVSDEVLRAHEGGKVQMKSRVPIQTLADLSRVYTPGVADVCKVIQAEPEKAKIYTNIGNSVAVVTDGTAILGLGDIGPVAGMPVMEGKAALFDQLVDINAIPILLDTKNPDEIVETVKHIAPGFSGILLEDIGSPHCFEVEERLKAELDIPVMHDDQHGTAVVTLAAVISACKSAGVDLKEATVGQIGLGAAGLAICRMLMAYGVKSVYGADLSEEAKQRLEQYGGTPVNNLGGLMSQCDIVIATTGVQGLIKKEWVQQGQIILALSNPNPEIAPTEALEAGAAYAADGRSVNNVLGFPGIFRGVLNAKANDVTHPMLVAAAEAIASCTKPGDLVPHPLDRTVHERVAAAVEQVSLNSLKVHS, encoded by the coding sequence ATGGCATATAACAAATTAATTCGCACACTGATGATTGAAATTCCGTCTGTTCCGGGCAGCCTTGGAAAAGTGGCTACGGCAATCGGTTTAAATGGCGGGGACATCGGGGAAGTAGAAACGATTAAAGTAGGCCCGGCTTACACGCATCGGGACATCACGGTACAGATTGAACAGGAAGAGCAGCTGAAAGAAATTATCGAAAGCATCAACGAACTAGAAGGGTTCCGCGTGCAGGCGGTATCGGATGAGGTGCTTCGTGCCCATGAAGGCGGCAAAGTACAGATGAAAAGCCGGGTGCCGATTCAGACACTCGCAGACTTGAGCCGTGTATACACACCAGGGGTAGCGGATGTGTGCAAAGTGATTCAGGCAGAGCCGGAAAAAGCGAAAATCTATACAAACATCGGCAACAGTGTGGCGGTTGTCACAGACGGAACGGCCATTTTAGGATTGGGTGATATCGGCCCGGTTGCCGGCATGCCAGTCATGGAAGGGAAAGCGGCGCTGTTTGATCAATTAGTGGATATTAACGCGATTCCGATCCTGCTGGATACGAAAAACCCGGATGAAATTGTGGAGACGGTTAAGCATATCGCACCCGGCTTCAGCGGTATCCTGCTGGAAGATATCGGATCACCGCACTGCTTTGAAGTAGAAGAGCGGCTGAAAGCAGAGCTTGATATCCCGGTTATGCACGATGACCAGCACGGCACAGCGGTTGTGACACTGGCAGCTGTTATCTCTGCCTGCAAAAGTGCCGGCGTAGACTTGAAAGAAGCCACAGTCGGCCAGATCGGGCTCGGTGCAGCCGGTCTTGCGATCTGCCGCATGCTGATGGCGTACGGTGTAAAATCGGTGTACGGGGCAGACCTGTCAGAAGAAGCGAAACAGCGGCTCGAGCAGTACGGCGGCACACCGGTTAACAACCTTGGCGGACTTATGAGCCAGTGCGATATTGTCATTGCGACAACAGGCGTGCAGGGACTGATTAAAAAAGAATGGGTGCAGCAGGGGCAGATTATTCTGGCACTTTCAAACCCGAATCCGGAAATTGCGCCGACAGAAGCGCTTGAAGCCGGAGCGGCTTACGCGGCAGACGGACGCTCTGTCAACAACGTACTAGGGTTCCCTGGTATTTTCAGAGGCGTATTGAATGCAAAAGCAAATGATGTCACGCACCCGATGCTTGTAGCAGCGGCAGAAGCCATCGCATCCTGCACAAAGCCAGGTGATCTTGTTCCGCATCCATTAGACCGGACTGTTCATGAGCGGGTGGCAGCTGCAGTAGAGCAGGTTAGTTTAAATTCTTTAAAAGTACACAGTTAA
- the nhaC gene encoding Na+/H+ antiporter NhaC, with protein MKTIRLPFMWEIIVTLGLFLAIVFSFTALYDLPIQLALFISWFLVMILGTRLGHRYQDLQGAITKGISNGLEAILILIAVGALIGTWIAGGVVPTLIYYGLEMIHPSIFLLATLLICSVTSLATGTSWGTVGTAGIAMMAIGEGLGMPLPLVAGAVLSGAYFGDKLSPLSDSTILAASMSKVEVMAHVRAMLYLDIPAYLITAALFTGAGFIYSGKNTDLEKVEFLKNALLQEFDIHIWMLAPALFVILMLALKKPSLPTIAAGSLLGAVWASVFQGMSFIDAVATAYSGFSISTGIEFTDQLLNRGGIEGMLSSVAVIILGLGFGGLLEHLGILKVIVSSFERFLTSAGNVTLSTLIVAFLANIFGCAMYVSLILTPKIMADSYDKLHIDRRVLARNSEVGGTLTSGMVPWSDNGIFMAGILGVSTFAYVPFMWLSFVSILLAIIYGYTGKYIWYVKNPKAKVQPIDQSSSMS; from the coding sequence ATGAAGACAATTAGACTGCCATTTATGTGGGAAATCATTGTAACACTTGGATTGTTTCTAGCCATTGTTTTTTCTTTTACAGCACTATATGATCTGCCGATTCAATTAGCTTTATTTATTTCATGGTTTTTAGTGATGATACTTGGCACGAGGCTGGGACATCGCTACCAGGACTTGCAGGGAGCGATTACAAAAGGAATTTCCAACGGACTCGAAGCTATTTTGATTTTAATCGCGGTAGGTGCGCTGATCGGTACGTGGATTGCCGGCGGAGTCGTTCCTACACTGATCTACTATGGTCTCGAAATGATTCACCCAAGCATCTTTTTGCTGGCAACGCTTCTGATTTGTTCAGTCACGTCGTTAGCGACCGGAACATCATGGGGAACGGTAGGAACAGCTGGTATTGCGATGATGGCCATTGGTGAAGGGCTTGGCATGCCGCTTCCGCTTGTAGCCGGTGCAGTGCTTTCCGGTGCGTATTTTGGGGACAAGCTTTCGCCGCTGTCAGACAGCACGATTTTGGCTGCCTCTATGTCAAAAGTAGAGGTCATGGCCCATGTGCGTGCCATGCTGTATCTGGATATACCGGCTTACTTGATTACCGCTGCTCTTTTTACAGGGGCTGGATTTATCTACAGCGGCAAAAATACAGACCTTGAAAAAGTCGAGTTTTTAAAAAATGCGCTTCTTCAAGAATTTGATATCCATATCTGGATGCTCGCACCGGCTTTGTTCGTTATTTTAATGCTTGCCCTTAAAAAGCCGTCTTTACCTACTATTGCAGCAGGATCGCTCCTGGGGGCAGTCTGGGCTTCCGTTTTCCAGGGCATGTCTTTTATAGATGCGGTGGCGACAGCGTACAGCGGCTTTAGTATCAGCACAGGCATTGAATTTACCGATCAGCTGTTAAACCGCGGCGGCATTGAAGGAATGCTCAGCTCTGTCGCTGTGATCATTTTAGGTCTTGGATTTGGCGGACTGCTTGAGCATTTGGGAATCTTGAAAGTCATCGTTTCTTCTTTTGAACGCTTTCTAACATCGGCGGGTAATGTAACACTTTCCACGCTGATAGTAGCGTTCCTGGCAAATATCTTCGGATGTGCCATGTATGTATCGCTTATTTTAACGCCAAAAATCATGGCGGACAGCTACGATAAGCTGCATATTGACCGAAGAGTACTCGCGCGGAATTCTGAAGTAGGCGGAACGTTAACCTCTGGAATGGTGCCATGGTCAGACAACGGTATTTTCATGGCTGGCATACTAGGTGTGTCAACATTCGCTTATGTACCGTTTATGTGGCTGAGCTTTGTATCCATCCTGCTGGCTATTATTTACGGTTATACAGGTAAATACATTTGGTATGTAAAAAATCCAAAAGCGAAGGTACAGCCGATCGACCAAAGTTCTTCAATGTCGTAA
- the aspA gene encoding aspartate ammonia-lyase: MEKENAYRIERDFLGEKALPANVYYGIQTLRAVENFPITGYKIHEEMIRALTMIKKAAAAANMDAGRLQKEKGAAIIEAAEEILAGQWHDYFIVDPIQGGAGTSMNMNTNEVIANRALEIMGHPKGAYHELSPNSHVNMSQSTNDVFPTAIHISTLNLLEKLLVTMERMLTAFHSKAEQFDHVIKMGRTHLQDAVPIRLGQEFEAYSRVIGRDIKRIAQARQHLYEVNMGATAVGTGLNADPCYIENVVKHLAEISGLPLVSAEHLVDATQNTDAYTEVSAALKVCMMNMSKIANDLRIMASGPRAGLGEITLPARQPGSSIMPGKVNPVMAELINQIAFQVIGNDHTICLASEAGQLELNVMEPVLVFNLLQSISIMNNGFQSFTSYCVEGIEANEQHLREYVEQSVGVITAINPHLGYETTSQIAREAVLSGKSVRELCLQKGLLTERELDLILNPYEMTKPGIAGSELIAQK; encoded by the coding sequence GTGGAAAAAGAAAATGCGTATCGTATAGAAAGGGATTTTCTCGGTGAAAAAGCACTGCCAGCCAATGTATATTATGGCATTCAAACATTGCGGGCGGTTGAGAATTTTCCAATCACCGGTTATAAAATTCATGAGGAAATGATTCGGGCACTAACGATGATTAAAAAAGCAGCCGCAGCTGCGAATATGGATGCAGGGCGCCTGCAAAAAGAAAAAGGTGCTGCGATTATCGAAGCGGCCGAAGAAATTCTTGCCGGCCAATGGCATGACTATTTTATCGTCGATCCAATTCAAGGCGGCGCAGGTACGTCCATGAATATGAATACGAACGAAGTCATCGCCAACCGGGCTCTAGAAATTATGGGTCATCCTAAAGGAGCCTATCATGAGTTAAGCCCAAATAGTCATGTAAATATGTCACAGTCAACAAATGATGTATTTCCAACAGCTATTCATATCTCAACTTTGAATTTATTGGAAAAGCTCCTTGTGACAATGGAGCGGATGCTGACTGCTTTCCACAGTAAAGCAGAACAGTTCGACCATGTAATTAAAATGGGACGCACGCACCTCCAGGATGCTGTGCCAATCCGTCTCGGGCAGGAATTTGAAGCGTACAGCCGTGTTATTGGACGCGATATTAAGCGGATTGCCCAGGCCCGTCAGCACCTTTATGAAGTGAATATGGGAGCAACCGCTGTCGGCACCGGCTTAAATGCAGACCCTTGCTATATTGAAAATGTAGTCAAGCACCTGGCAGAGATCAGCGGTCTTCCTCTTGTGAGTGCTGAACATCTGGTGGATGCAACACAAAATACAGATGCGTACACAGAAGTATCGGCGGCTTTAAAAGTATGCATGATGAATATGTCCAAAATCGCAAATGATTTGCGGATTATGGCTTCTGGCCCGCGTGCTGGGCTGGGTGAAATCACGCTGCCGGCCCGTCAGCCAGGCTCATCCATCATGCCAGGTAAAGTAAATCCGGTTATGGCCGAGCTGATTAATCAGATTGCTTTCCAAGTAATCGGAAATGACCACACCATTTGTCTTGCTTCAGAAGCAGGTCAGCTTGAGCTAAATGTTATGGAGCCGGTGCTTGTTTTCAATCTCCTGCAGTCCATCAGCATTATGAACAATGGATTCCAAAGCTTTACAAGCTACTGTGTAGAGGGAATTGAAGCGAATGAACAACACTTAAGAGAATATGTCGAGCAAAGTGTAGGAGTCATTACCGCCATCAACCCTCATCTGGGCTATGAAACAACGTCTCAGATCGCAAGAGAAGCTGTACTGAGCGGGAAATCCGTACGTGAGCTTTGTCTCCAAAAAGGACTGCTTACAGAACGAGAGCTGGATCTTATTTTAAATCCGTACGAAATGACAAAACCAGGTATTGCCGGAAGTGAATTGATCGCACAAAAGTAA